One region of Pogona vitticeps strain Pit_001003342236 chromosome 1, PviZW2.1, whole genome shotgun sequence genomic DNA includes:
- the FAM111A gene encoding serine protease FAM111A, whose product MNPTSGRKKHRVEKRKNEGNILPYMRARVKSAAGSDASTVRRSPLVETAEGTNTNSMRRNPVGETEGHCAGESMPSIEESWDEEREFTVKLGVDVKEHVVKGKIHDSILTALRASKDVSALMDKEKGKKVYLIGKKGIIGCINFGMPLKYMPNDSQIEMKFYSCKRKGSSGQLEYRQYDDRRTNCVLFYVTPTAKKYETNQPLSREIIRCKQLLKENCDLCIFAPENESIKDALCNDGRFVPNLKEEDWYLMKKNKVISNILPVKRMSNKTFSVHVKTKRQPRSRKGPKNEQLPLASQEPQHKTYLYFNKKLLTFYPDLKEQSGIINNFFETARQQERKDVFSVYKDVFGKEKKNSLLVKALKRHANRSESVGYIEWGTIGTEGVATCFVLCGRYILTCHHVVSMIVGEGTEEKSWAHKISQLARVTFSYEDRHPEGNDWFSLEEWFEISDKELDFAILKLKENGNGTKIPAGLVQFSSVPPFNGLVYIIGHPDGEAKSVDGCCVVSVWDREQECTRRLQQECNCFNCGYEEQGKKCIHMYNPRLPEIINNPDTVTYDTSFFRGSSGSPVFDKNGNLVALHAAGYLYGGKYKQGSIIEFGYLMMSVLSNIEKKHESWYRSEIAPFLVACPDAREGVVHDNHFPQDVEMEPVELDGTR is encoded by the exons ATGAATCCTACAAGTGGCAGGAAGAAGCATCGTGttgaaaaaaggaagaatgaaggaaataTCCTGCCTTATATG CGTGCTAGAGTGAAGTCTGCAGCAGGCTCAGATGCCAGTACCGTGAGGAGAAGCCCGCTGGTGGAAACTGCAGAAGGTACAAACACCAACAGCATGAGAAGAAATCCTGTGGGAGAAACTGAAGGCCATTGTGCAGGAGAGTCTATGCCTAGCATTGAGGAGTCCTGGGATGAAGAACGAGAATTCACTGTGAAGTTAGGTGTTGATGTGAAGGAACATGTTGTGAAAGGCAAAATCCATGACAGTATTCTAACTGCCCTCAGGGCTTCTAAGGATGTTAGTGCTCTGATGGACAAAGAGAAGGGCAAGAAGGTCTACTTAATAGGGAAGAAAGGGATTATAGGTTGCATTAATTTTGGGATGCCTCTGAAGTACATGCCTAATGACTCccaaattgaaatgaaattttACAGTTGTAAGAGAAAAGGAAGCAGTGGTCAGTTAGAGTATCGCCAATATGACGACAGGAGGACAAATTGTGTCTTGTTCTATGTCACCCCAACTGCAAAGAAATATGAGACCAATCAGCCACTATCCCGTGAAATAATTAGATGCAAACAACTTTTGAAAGAAAACTGTGATTTGTGTATCTTTGCACCAGAAAATGAGTCGATAAAGGATGCCTTGTGTAATGATGGCCGCTTTGTGCCTAATCTAAAGGAAGAAGATTGGTATCtaatgaagaaaaacaaggtcATATCTAACATTCTTCCAGTTAAACGGATGTCTAACAAGACCTTTTCCGTTCATGTGAAAACTAAGAGACAACCCAGGTCTAGGAAGGGTCCAAAAAATGAACAGCTCCCTCTGGCCTCTCAGGAGCCGCAACATAAAACTTATCTTTATTTTAACAAAAAGTTGCTGACCTTTTATCCCGACTTGAAGGAACAAAGTGGCATAATTAACAACTTCTTTGAAACTGCCAGGCAACAGGAGAGAAAAGACGTCTTTAGTGTATACAAAGACGTCTTTggtaaagagaaaaagaattccCTTCTGGTGAAGGCGCTGAAGCGCCATGCTAATCGCAGTGAATCAGTTGGGTATATCGAGTGGGGCACGATTGGGACAGAAGGGGTTGCTACGTGCTTTGTCCTGTGTGGTCGCTACATACTAACCTGCCACCATGTGGTCAGCATGATAGTTGGAGAAGGAACTGAAGAAAAGTCCTGGGCACACAAAATTAGCCAGCTGGCCCGAGTGACTTTCTCTTATGAAGACAGACACCCTGAGGGAAATGACTGGTTCTCACTTGAGGAATGGTTTGAAATATCAGATAAGGAGCTTGACTTTGCTATCCTGAAACTGAAGGAAAATGGAAACGGAACTAAGATTCCAGCCGGATTGGTGCAGTTCTCTTCTGTTCCTCCATTTAATGGTCTTGTTTACATCATTGGCCATCCAGATGGAGAAGCAAAGTCAGTTGATGGCTGTTGTGTTGTCAGCGTTTGGGATCGCGAGCAGGAGTGTACTCGTCGTTTGCAGCAGGAATGTAATTGTTTCAACTGTGGTTATGAGGAACAGGGTAAAAAATGCATCCATATGTACAATCCAAGATTACCAGAAATAATCAATAATCCTGATACGGTTACCTATGATACTTCTTTCTTCCGTGGGTCTTCAGGTTCACCAGTGTTTGACAAAAATGGCAACCTGGTCGCATTACATGCTGCAGGATATCTTTATGGAGGAAAATACAAACAGGGCAGCATAATTGAATTTGGTTATTTAATGATGTCAGTCCTCTCAAATATTGAAAAGAAGCATGAATCTTGGTATCGGTCAGAAATTGCTCCTTTTCTGGTGGCTTGTCCTGATGCTAGAGAGGGCGTTGTCCATGATAACCACTTCCCTCAAGATGTGGAGATGGAACCAGTGGAATTGGATGGAACCAGATGA